The Kineothrix sp. IPX-CK genomic interval ATGTCATAGAAGAGTATCCGGATGGAGATTTCCTTTATTCCTTTATTGTGCCTGAAAACGAAAGAATGTGGTTTTCCCTGCTGCTTGGCTTTGGAAATGAGGTGGAAGTTTTGGAGCCGGAGGAGCTAAGAGCACGACTGAAGGAAAAGTCTGAGGAAATTTTCCGGCTGTATAAAAACGGTGACGTATAGCGGGCGGTATGTTACGTAGAAAGCAATGACTGCTTAGAGTGAAGAATAATTCGGATAGGTTCAAAGAAACATATTTGGATTGCACCGAAGATAAAAACCAATATATAATTAAAATATCGGAATAAAGAAGAGGAGGGAAAAAGAATGAAAGCATATTTGTTTGTGCATTTTAAGGAAAAGAAGACGCCGGATGGCGAGCAGGTATATTTTGGATTGAGTAAGGATGGGTTTTCTTGGGAAGAAGTGAACGGAGGGAATCCGGTGCTTTGGAGCTATGAAGGTGATAAGGGGGTACGGGATTTCACGATCGTAAGGGCACAGGATGGTAAATTCCGTATTTTTGCTACGGATTTGAGTCTGGCTTACGGGATGCCCGGACAATACCATAACTCCTGGGAGGAAATCGGAAGAAACGGGAGCCGTGAGCTTGTTATGTGGGAATCCGAGGATTTGGTCCGTTGGTCATGGCAGAAGATGATTACGCTTGGAGGCGAAGAATTCGGCTGCCGCTGGGCACCTGATATTATTCGGGATAGAGAAAAGGGGGATTATATTTTACATTGGTCCTCTCCTCATATATGTAACGATTACGGAGAAAAAGCGATCTATTATACGCGGACAAGGGACTTTGAGGAATTTTCCAATCCGGAGCTTTTGTACCGCAAGGGGGACTGCGGAGTTATCGATTCCTGTATGATAGAAGAAAACGGCGTCTATTATCTGTTTGTGAAAAGTGAGAAGAATCCGGCCGCGATCATCTTGTTAAAGGGGACAAGTCCCATTGGTCCTTTTGAGCGGATGGAGGCTTTTGACGAGGAGATGCGCAAGCTGCAGGCGGGGATGTACGAAGCTCCTACTGCGTTCCGGCTGGAAGACGGCAGATGGTGCCTGATGTTAGATTATTACGGAGTGCCGGGAAAAGGACAGGGATATGTTCCATTCCTGTGTGAGGATATTTCCAGGGGGATTTTTAAGCGCTCAGACTCTCAGTTCTCTTTTCCTTATGGTTTCAAGCACGGGACTGTGCTTGAAATCACCATGGAAGAGTATGAGAGAATCAAGAGCTTTGAGTTCGAATAATTCAAGCTTGTACCTCTTCCGGCACAGGAAAGTCCCCACTCACCGAGTATGCCTTTCGGCATTGAAGAGGGGGACTTGCTTGATAAGGTTAAAAAGTAATTAAGTCAATGTCCAGTGCTGGCTTTCTGTTTGCAGCTTAACCATATGACTGAAAATTCCTTCTTGGTTTAACAGCGCATCGGGACGGCCTTGTTCAGCTACCCGTCCTTCGGAAAGTACGACGATTTTATCCGCCCCTGCGACAGTTCGCATTCTATGGGCGATAATGAGGACAGTTTTGCTTTTTATCAATCTGGACAATGCCGTTTGAATGGAAGTTTCGTTTTCCACATCTAAAGAGGCTGTTGCCTCGTCCAATAGAATAATAGGTGCGTTCTTTAAAAATGCCCTTGCGATAGAGATGCGCTGACGTTCTCCTCCTGATAATTCGCAGCCGTTTTCTCCGATATCGGAGTGATACCCCTTGGGAAGCTTTAGGGCGAATTCGTCGCAGTTAGCGAGCTTTGCAGCGGCAAGTACCTCTTCATCGGAGGCATCTTTTTTTCCGATACGGATATTCTCCATGATCGTATTATTGAATAGGGTTACGTCTTGGAACACGATGGAAAATAGAGACAACAGTGTTTCCGGCTCTATCTTCGATATGTCCATGCCGCCTACTGTTATTCTCCCTTTGTCTATATCCCAGAAGCGGGAGGCCAGTCTGGAAACGGTAGTTTTACCGCCGCCGGAGGGACCTACTAAGGCTGTAACCTCGCCCTGCCTGGCAATAAAGGAAACTCCGTTCAAAATTGTTTCTCCCGCGTTGTAAGCAAAGGATACGTTTTCAAATGAAATGTCATATCCTTCGTTGGTCAGACGGTCGACACCTTCCTGAACAGGATGGTCGAGGATCTCATTCATACGGGCAATGTTCGTACGGGTGGAAATGACGGCTGCCAGATTCTGCAATGCTCCCTGAAGAGGATCATATAATCTCGAAGCAACAAGCAGGAACAAGAAAAAGGTCATTACATCCAAGGTGCCGTTTATTAACAAAGCTGAACCTGTGAGAGCCACGGTAGCTATGCCAAGCTTCAGAATCAGCATGGCGGAGGTTACGAAGGAGGCGGTGGCGAACTCGCTGATTACGGCCCTTTTCTCCACGGCTTTGATTTTCTCATCCAGTCCGCTTAAATAATAGTCTTCTGCGTTATTAGCCTTCAAATCCTGAACCGTTTCGAGACACTCCTGAATTCCGTCGGCACAGGCCATTTTCGCATCCATGGACTTTTGGTTAAGCTTTTCCTGAACCTTTGCGGAAAAAGCTACGATTGCGAAGGATAATGGAGCGACCCAAAGTGCGGCAAGTGCCATTCGCCAGTCGAAGAAAAAGAGGCTGACACAGATGAGAACCGTGGATATGATGGAGCCGAACAGTTCGGGAATAAAGTGAGAAAACGCAGTTTCCAAAAAGGTACAGTCTGCCATGATAGTGCTGGTCAGATCGGCGAGATCTTTTTTGCCGAAGAAGGAAAGTGGAATCTGTCGAAGCTTTTCTGCCAGAGATATTCTGCGAACGCCGCTTTCCACATAGGTGGCGAGGTAGGTAACGTCATATTGGATTCTTGTAATTCCAAAAATGAGCAGCAGACACAGGAGGCTTCCGATGATATAAAACACGGACCGGGTACCTGAAACACCTCCGTTAAGCAAATCCCCTACCAGATAATACAGCAATCCGACCGGAAACATAAATGAAATATTTTGCAGCGTACTGGCAAGGATACTCCTGATTAAATCCTTCGCTCCCTGCTCGGACAACGCAAATTTTCTTTGTATTTTTTTAATCATATCCGTTATACCTCCTTTGAGACCTTCCATTGTACGGAGGTCTGATAGTCATTCCACATCTGCCTGAACAGGCCGTCTGTCCCGGTAAGCTCTTTGCCGGAACCATTTTGAACAATATGACCATCCTTCACGACATAGATACGGTCGGCATCTATAATTGTGGATAGACGATGAGCAATCATGATAACAGTCCGTCCTTTTGCCAACGCAGAAAATGCAGCCTGAACACGGCTTTCGTTGTCGGGATCGGCAAAGGCGGTGGCTTCGTCCAGCAGGATGATAGGAGAATCCTTGAGGAGAGTTCTTGCAATAGCGATACGCTGCTGTTCTCCTCCGGAGAGGTAAATGCCCTTCGTACCGATAACCGTATCCACGCCGTTAGGAAATTTTTCGATGATATCCATGCACTGTGCGGTTTGAAGGGCCTTCATGACCTCTTCCCGGGTAGCGCTTGGCCTGCTCATTTTCACATTATCCAGAATGGATGCCTTGATGAGGCGGCTGTTCTGAAAGACGAAGGATACGGTGTTCATTAATTCATTTTTATCGATGTCCTTAATATCCACGCCTCCAATCAATACCCTGCCGCTTTGAGGGTCAAAGAAACGGCTGACGATATTTGCCAGCGTGGTCTTGCCGCCGCCGGAGGGACCTACGAAAGCCACTGTCTGCCCCGCATCGATTTTTAACGTTATATGTTCCAGTGCATTTTTTGTTCCATCGTAGCTGTAAGTAACGTCCTGAAGTTCCACAGAGTTGAAAGCGGGGTGCGCGGAAACCTTTGTATGGGAGAGTGGCTGCATATCGAGTACGCTGTCGATACGATGAAGTGCATCGTCCACAATCAGGGCATTTTCGCTCTGGAACATAATTTTGGTCAGAGTTATGGAGATCACCGGTGTAATAATGATGTAAAAAAGGAGATTCAGAAGGAATTCCTCCGTTACGCCGGTTCTGGTAAAAATAAGCCCTGCAGCAATCAAAAATGCAAACACGCCGTTAATTGCGGTGGTATATAAGAGCATCGGCAGCCTGCAGCTTATAGTATAATCGATGACCCATACACTGTAACGGTCGATGGAGTCTTTAAAGCGTTTGAAAGAAAACACTGTCTGACCGAAGGTCTTGACGACGGGAATACCGCGGACATATTCCACGGCTTCGTTAGACATATCTCCCAGAGCGTTCTGATATTCCATCATTTTCTTACGCATTCTTGAGCCGGTCATGCTCATCATAATGAGGAAACCGAGCAGAACGGGCAGCAGACTTAAAAGTCCAAGGCGCCAGTCGAATGCGAATAAAAGAACCAAAAGGCCTAAAGGAGTTGCAATTGCTCCGGCCTTGTCGGGAAGTTGATGGGCGAGATAGGTCTCCGTCGCCCCACTGGACTCGTTTACGATCTTTCTTAGTTTCCCGCTTCCGAAGCTTTCGGCAAAGCCCAAAGGCAGTTTGACAATATGATGCATAGTCTCCATGCGAAGATTCGACGCTACACGAAAGGCAGCCAGATGGGAGCACATAAGTCCGGAAATATAAATGAACATGGACAAAACCGCATATAATACGGCCATCCAGCCGTTATGGGTAAGGTCTTTGGCCAGGGCAAAATCTGGCATGACCTCCAGAACCTCTTTGATGATCTTCCAAAGATACCAAAACGGTACGAGTGCAATGAGTGCGCTCAATGCGGAAAGTGCCCATGAAGCATAAGTGAGATACCGGTAATTTCCGGCATATCCCATTAATCGTGATAAATTCGATTGTTTTTTCAAATCGATACCTCCTTGTATATTATTGGTGATATAATTAGTTACAACTAATCACAAGGCAAAATAAAGGGGCATCAAAGCCCCATGATTTTGATCCATCCCGCTGTCTGGAATTCCTTAAGCTCGTTAATATATTCCTTAGCTTGTTCTTTTGGCATATTATGAACGACTACCTCGAAGAAGGCGGTAAACATTCCGCTGACAAGAATATGCTCTAGCTGCGGGTCGATATGGCGAAGGTTTTTCCCGCTGCCTCGCATAACGGTAATGAAGTCGTGGGTGGCTTCCACCTCGATTTCTACCATTTCGTGTATGAAATGTTCATATTTTGTACCCTCTGAATGGCTGATAATTAGCTGAAAGGCATCGAGGTGGTCATAAATATAATCGGTAATCCAAAGCATCCAGTCGCCGGATTCCTTCCCCATGTTTTCCTCCTGCTCAGCAGGAGAGAGTTTTTTGAAGTCATACTGCACCTTTTTATATTCCTTCATGAAATAGTCTGCAGACTCCCCCACCAATGCGTCGAACAATTCCTCCTTGCTGGCATAATAGCCGTAGAAGGCTCCTGTAGTAACGCCTGCATTTCTTACGATGTTTCGCAGAGAAGCTGATTTAAACCCCTTTTCCATGAATTCCGTCTTGCCGGCATTGAGAATATTTTGCAGCGTATTTGTTTCGTCCATTTATTCACCTCTTTGGTAGTAAGATGGTATGTAACAATGTTATATAACACCGTTATATTCTAGACAAAGGGATAGAGATTGTCAAGAATTTATAACTAAATGATAATTTTTATACTTTTAAAGGCACGAAGATAAAGATTGATCATGCTTTTCATTGGCAGGTAAAAGAAGATATATCGTTACCGTGAACGGAGTGAAAAGTAACGATATATCCTTATGAAATTGAGTTTTCATATTGACAAAGTGGTGGAAACGGTGCTATTCTTCTTCAATAGATTAGAGTAATCTAACTATTGCAAATCTATAATTAAGAACGACATATCCTAGTATGTG includes:
- a CDS encoding glycoside hydrolase family 43 protein, encoding MKAYLFVHFKEKKTPDGEQVYFGLSKDGFSWEEVNGGNPVLWSYEGDKGVRDFTIVRAQDGKFRIFATDLSLAYGMPGQYHNSWEEIGRNGSRELVMWESEDLVRWSWQKMITLGGEEFGCRWAPDIIRDREKGDYILHWSSPHICNDYGEKAIYYTRTRDFEEFSNPELLYRKGDCGVIDSCMIEENGVYYLFVKSEKNPAAIILLKGTSPIGPFERMEAFDEEMRKLQAGMYEAPTAFRLEDGRWCLMLDYYGVPGKGQGYVPFLCEDISRGIFKRSDSQFSFPYGFKHGTVLEITMEEYERIKSFEFE
- a CDS encoding ABC transporter ATP-binding protein — its product is MKKQSNLSRLMGYAGNYRYLTYASWALSALSALIALVPFWYLWKIIKEVLEVMPDFALAKDLTHNGWMAVLYAVLSMFIYISGLMCSHLAAFRVASNLRMETMHHIVKLPLGFAESFGSGKLRKIVNESSGATETYLAHQLPDKAGAIATPLGLLVLLFAFDWRLGLLSLLPVLLGFLIMMSMTGSRMRKKMMEYQNALGDMSNEAVEYVRGIPVVKTFGQTVFSFKRFKDSIDRYSVWVIDYTISCRLPMLLYTTAINGVFAFLIAAGLIFTRTGVTEEFLLNLLFYIIITPVISITLTKIMFQSENALIVDDALHRIDSVLDMQPLSHTKVSAHPAFNSVELQDVTYSYDGTKNALEHITLKIDAGQTVAFVGPSGGGKTTLANIVSRFFDPQSGRVLIGGVDIKDIDKNELMNTVSFVFQNSRLIKASILDNVKMSRPSATREEVMKALQTAQCMDIIEKFPNGVDTVIGTKGIYLSGGEQQRIAIARTLLKDSPIILLDEATAFADPDNESRVQAAFSALAKGRTVIMIAHRLSTIIDADRIYVVKDGHIVQNGSGKELTGTDGLFRQMWNDYQTSVQWKVSKEV
- a CDS encoding ABC transporter ATP-binding protein yields the protein MIKKIQRKFALSEQGAKDLIRSILASTLQNISFMFPVGLLYYLVGDLLNGGVSGTRSVFYIIGSLLCLLLIFGITRIQYDVTYLATYVESGVRRISLAEKLRQIPLSFFGKKDLADLTSTIMADCTFLETAFSHFIPELFGSIISTVLICVSLFFFDWRMALAALWVAPLSFAIVAFSAKVQEKLNQKSMDAKMACADGIQECLETVQDLKANNAEDYYLSGLDEKIKAVEKRAVISEFATASFVTSAMLILKLGIATVALTGSALLINGTLDVMTFFLFLLVASRLYDPLQGALQNLAAVISTRTNIARMNEILDHPVQEGVDRLTNEGYDISFENVSFAYNAGETILNGVSFIARQGEVTALVGPSGGGKTTVSRLASRFWDIDKGRITVGGMDISKIEPETLLSLFSIVFQDVTLFNNTIMENIRIGKKDASDEEVLAAAKLANCDEFALKLPKGYHSDIGENGCELSGGERQRISIARAFLKNAPIILLDEATASLDVENETSIQTALSRLIKSKTVLIIAHRMRTVAGADKIVVLSEGRVAEQGRPDALLNQEGIFSHMVKLQTESQHWTLT
- a CDS encoding TetR/AcrR family transcriptional regulator, encoding MDETNTLQNILNAGKTEFMEKGFKSASLRNIVRNAGVTTGAFYGYYASKEELFDALVGESADYFMKEYKKVQYDFKKLSPAEQEENMGKESGDWMLWITDYIYDHLDAFQLIISHSEGTKYEHFIHEMVEIEVEATHDFITVMRGSGKNLRHIDPQLEHILVSGMFTAFFEVVVHNMPKEQAKEYINELKEFQTAGWIKIMGL